The Ornithinibacillus sp. 4-3 region AAGCAGAGGAATAAGTGTTTGTTAAAATCAATAAAGATTAGTTTCAATTTGCAGAAGAAGTTAGGGATCTAACACTTCTATGGATTGAAGCTGATCTTTTTTGATACATGTTTAAAAAAAATAACCTCAAAATATGTAGAAAAAAGAAATAATGTTCAGAATTTGTGTATAATATGTATAGATAATAATGCCTAATAAAGGAGGGATAGTGATGCAGGCACAGTCTGTTTGGTTACACTCTAAAATAACAATACCTAAAGTTGCAGACACTATTGTACACAGAGACCGATTAGATTTCCTATTAAACAAATCACGAGCAAGAGTGAAATTAATTCAAGCAGCTGCTGGGTATGGGAAAACAACATTATTAAGTCAATGGGCTAATCAATTAGAAGAGCCAGTGGCTTGGCTATCTATCGATATGATGGATAATGATCCAAGTCGTTTTTGGCAATATATTATGAAAGCAATTTCTGAAGCCACTGGAGAACCAATAGCTAATAAACTGACATATCTGTTTGATTTACAGTACATGCCACCAGTAGAGTTGATCGTTGATTCCTTATTGAATGAATTAACACTTATCCAATCTCCATTACATATTGTGTTGGATGATTATCATTATATTGAAATAAATGCTATTCATAAAATGATGACTCGTTTTATTAATTATTTACCAGATCATGTTTATTTATATATTGCGAGTCGGTATAAATCTCCATTTCCTGTTGCTGCATGGAGGGTGAAGTCTTGGATAGTAGAAATTGGTATTACGGAATTAGCCTTTACATATGAAGAAATAGAAGAATTATATCAAAAGAAACAGATTCTTATGGATCAAGCAGACTTTTGTAAGGAAATTTTAAGAAAGACAGATGGATGGGCGGCAGGTGTGCAATTAAGTGGTATATCAGAAGAAAGAAATATAGGTTCGTTAAACCGTTCTAATACCTTCGTGACTGAATACATTATGCAGGAAGTTTTTTCTACCTTATCATTATCAACACAAGAATTTTTATTAGAAACATCTATGTTAAAAACACTTGATCCAGAGCTGTGTAATTTGATAACTGGGCGAGAGGATAGCTTGGAACAATTATCAGAGTTAGTTGATTTAGGTATTCTTACCATTCGCTTATCTTCTAAAAAGCAAATATTTCGTTACCATCAATTACTAGTAGAAGTATTAGAGCAGGAAAGAAAGCGCTTATACACGACTGAGCAGCATCAGGCACTTATAGATAAAATTGCAAATCTATTATATTCGAGAAAAGATTACCATACAGCAATTGAATTTGCCTTGAAACAGAAACAATTTGATTTAGCAGATCAATGGATTGAGGAACAATTACTCGATATTTTTTACAGTGGACAAATTGGTGTATTAATTCAGTGGGTGGATACTTTATGCGAAGCAGAATATCCTGTAGCACTAGAAACATTAATAATTTATGCTGTTTGCTTGATGACAATGACAAATATAGAGCAGACCAAGCAAATTATTACAAAATTAGATGAACGTGATGAACAAAATAGCTGGAAGAACCAAGAAAAATATGCAGAATTAGATAGTATACTCCGCTCTTTGAAGGCATATATTAAGCTCGCTGAAGGAAAACAAGATGAGTTTATAGAGTTAATTCTAAAGCAAGTAGATAGAGGCCTTGTAAATGAGAAATGGTATCTTGCCCCTGTACGTTACAACCCTTTTCAAGCTAAAATTTCTCGTACACCTTTAGGTTCAAAAGGAAAGTACGCTAATTTAAATGATATACGTGCCTTTTCAACATTTTTCAGGCAGACAGAGTTTAAAGAACAGCATGTAATGGGATATAGCTATGGGATTTTTGCAGAAATAGTTTATGAAGCAAATCTATTAGAAGAGGTTTTATTAGAAGTTGAACAAGGCTTGTCCTATGCACATCGTTTTGCAGAACGTGGTTTATACGTACCGTTATCTATACTTAAGGGCAAGGTTTACATGGTACAAGGTCAGATGACAGCAGCACATACAATATGGAATCAGGCGTTAAGCGAAGTATCAGAGTGGTATTGGCTGCGATCGATTCATGCGATTAAAGCATTTGCTTATCTAAAAGAACATCGAATAAAGGAAGCAGAAGTAGAATTAGAGAAAATAAAGCGTCCAGATCCCCAGCAAATAGAATTAGGACAAGAGTTTTGGATTTTAGTTTATTGTCGATTATTAATGGCAAAGAAAGAATGGGAAAAAGCATTAGCAATTATTATTCAAGTTCATGATTACGCGAATAAGGAAGAACAGGTTGATTTAATCATAGAAGCTTCTATTCTAGAAGCAATTTGTCAAAGACAATTAAATCAAAAAGATATTGCATTTATTACTTTACATACAGCGCTATACTTAGGCTCTTGTTTTGGTTATAAACGAATATTTGTTGATGAAGAGAGTTTTAATAGTTTACTGATCGAATATCAGACATATATAAAAGAGAAGAATCCTTTTCATAATGAAGTTTCAACAATCTATTTAGAAGAATTACTGGATATAAGTAAAGGTACTCATCCAAGTGATAATCGTATCAATCAACTCACATCAAGAGAGAGGGATGTACTACGTTTGCTGATAAGTGGTGCATCTAATCGAGAAATGGCTAATCAACTACATTTATCAGAAGGTACAATACGAGTCTATTTAACTAGAATTTATAGTAAATTAGAAGTGAAATCGAGAGCTCAAGCCATATTATCTGCAAAAGATTGGAAATTATAATTGCTTTATTCAAAAATAGCAGTCAAAAAATGTTGAAGTCTAACATTTTTGACTGTTTTTTTATGTTTTTTGTTCATGTGGAACCTCCAATTATTTACATATTTCCCAGGAAATAAGGAATAGCAGCATTACTTATAAGATTTTTCCAGACAACAATTATTCAGATAAGAGAGTTATTCCAAAAGTAATATTAATTAAATTTTCAGTTGCCATTTGATTATAATCGTTGTATATTACTTTTAAGTAATATAATGCGGAAATAAGGAATAGTACATTCGATTCATGGAGAGAGAGGTGTTTCATGGTTGACTTAAAATGTCTTTATAAGAACTTTAATTCTGTAATCGATGAGCTTTAGCTACATGCTTTTTACATACATAATGATAAGAATTCAGATATAAGGGAGGAAACAGGGTGAATGGGAAGAAAAGAAATTTCTACAGTTCATTGAGGGGAAATCTAAGAAAGATGAGCATGCTTTTACTAGTATCGCTCATGTTAGGAACAGGATTAAATATTATAAATACACCATCAGCCGTGGCAAGTACAAATAAACCTTTAGCAACACATCTTAGTGCTGGTGAAACCCACACAGTGGGATTAAAAAAAGATGGCACAGTCATCGCAACAGGACGGAACTCTTCTAGTCAATTAGCAATAGAAAATTGGACAGATATTACAGAAGTTAGTGCAGGCGGTCTGCATACGGTTGGGCTAAAAAAAGATGGAACCGTTCTTTCGGCAGGTAGTAATAGTGATGGGCAAAGAAATGTGGATAATTGGGAGAATATTATCCAAGTTGCTGCTGGCAGAGCACATACCGTTGGGTTAAAAGAGGATGGGACCGTTGTAGCTACTGGTGGGAATTTTTATAATCAAACCAATGTGGCAGATTGGGAAGATATTGTCTATATTGCTGCTGGGATGCACCATACCATTGGTGTAAAAAAGGATGGAACAGTTATTGCGACAGGTATAAATAATCATGGTCAAGCCAATGTAGACGACTGGAAGGACATTATCCAAGTAGCAGCAAATCTATATCACACAATAGGATTAAAAAGTGACGGAAGCGTTGTAGCAGTGGGGTCGAATAGCAGCGGGCAAATCAATGTAGAGGATTGGCAGGATATTGCCCAAATCACTTCTGGGGCTGTCCATACAGTTGGCGTAAAAAAGGATGGAACAGTTGTGGCTACTGGTTTTAATGTTTTTGGCCAAATAGAGGTAGGGGACTAGGAGGATATTGTGCAAGTCGCAGCTGGAGAATATTATACAGTAGGTCTAAAAAGCGACGGTACGGTTTTAGCAACGAATTATAATGAGGAAGGGCAAACAAATGTGCAAGATTGGAAGTTAAAAGCACTTACAGAGAAAGAGCCGCCATTTCGACTGCCTAATCATCTTGGTTCAGGCGCTCTTCATATTGCTGGTTTGAATATAGATGGTAGTGTAATGGCAACTGGCTCTGATAGTGAAGGACGAGCAAATGTGGGAGATTGGGAGGATATTATAGAACTATCTGGGGGAGATTTTCATACAGTAGGCTTAAAAGCAGATGGTAGTGTGGTAGCAGTAGGGAGGAGTAGCAGCATTTTGAAAATAGGAGATTGGGAGGGTATTGTGCAAGCTGTTGCAGGTGGCTATCATACCATTGGTTTAAAAGAAGATGGAACACTTATTGCGACAGGTTTGAACAATTATGGTCAAACGAATGTAGGAGACTGGGAAAATATCGTTCAAATTTCTGCGGGAGCATATTCTACATTTGGTTTAAGAAGCGATCGAACCGTTATAGCAGTCGGTTTTAATGGTAGTGGGCAACTAAATCTAGGAGATTGGAAAGATATTGTCCAAATTGAAGGTGCTGATTACCATACGGTTGGCTTAAAAGCAGATGGCACGGTGGTAGCAGCAGGTAGCAACGGGTATGGCCAAAGTAATGTGGGAGACTGGAAAAATATTAAACAAGTGGCGGCAGGAACTTATCATACCGTTGGATTAAAGAATGACGGTACGGTCATCGCAGTAGGATTTAATAGCAGGGGTCAACTTGAAGTAGAAGATTGGAAGGATATTATTCAGATTGCAACAGGTGACAATTATACCGCTGGGTTAAAAAGTGACGGTAGTGTGTTGATAGCAGGTTCTCCTAGCAATGTTCAATTAGATGTAGATAATTGGAAGGTGAAAACTTTTGCTCCTCAACCTCCTCAAGAATTATCAGTTGTCAGTACTTCTGGATCTGAGACAGAAGTAGAAGTAAGCTGGGACCCTGCACTAGATTGGGGGATTGGAACAGGATCCTCTCGTAAGTATGAGCTTGAACAATGGAATGGGGAATCATGGGATCTTATAGGAACGTTATCAGAGGATAACACGTTATGGAAAGGAAAATTATCGGAGGCAATTCAGACTATGTTACGTATTCGTGCAGTCACCGACTTTGATAGTTCTCCTTATATTGAATCCAATACATTTCGAGTCGGTCGTCCTGCCCCGCCAGATATCACTGATTTACCACCAAAGATAACAAACCAAGCAACTATTAATATAGCGGGCATAGCAGAAGCAGACAGCGAGGTAAAAGTCAGCTATGGCGAACAAGAAAAAAAGGTGCAGGCAGATGAAAGGACGGGTGCCTTTACCATAGAGGAGATCGTGCTAACTCCTAACGAAATGAATGAATTAAAAGTAGTTGCTATCTCACACGGTTTAACGAGTGAGCCAGTCAACCTCTCTATTCAACATGATGATCGCCCTCCTGCTGCTCCAACGATTACAGTAGAACCAGAAGGCTGGACAAATGCAGAAGAAGTATTTGTCACCATTACCAATGGAGCAGATGAAGGAAGTGGAGTGGCAAGAACAGAATATCGAATTGGAACAGAGGAAATTTGGGTAACCTATGAGGGAATATTAACGGTGACGAAAGAAGGAGAAACGAAGATAGAAGCACGTACTATTGATCAAGCAGGGAATATTAGTACTGTTTCTGATACAACAGTGCAAATTGATCGCATAGCGCCAACCGCACCACAAATTGAAGCAGATACTAGCGCATGGACCAATGCAGATCAAGTAATCGCTCGTATCACGATAGAGGAAGCAGATGCGAATGTTGAATATCAATTAAATGGGGTAGATGGAGAATGGATCTCCTATACTGAAGAAATTGTGGTTACAGAAGAAGGAGAGACCATGATTTATGCCCAGGCAGTGGATCGAGCGGGAAATATCAGTGATGTGGTAGAATCTCTAGTTCGAATCGACCGAACTGCTCCGGAATTAACCTTGCTTGGTGAGAATCCGATGTATGTGTTATACGGGGAACCTTTTGAAGAGCCAGGTTATCAAGTAGCAGATAATATTACGGATAATTTGGAAGTGGATGTAATAGGAGAAGTAGATACGAACGAAATTGGTGTATATACTATCACCTATTCTGTACAGGATGAAGCGGGAAATGAAACCGCTCAGACTCGAACAGTACATGTTGTTGATGAAGTACAGCCAGTCATTATCTTAAAAGGCGATAACCCTTTGATTCTAGAGGTGGGAACTGATTACGAAGAACCAGGGGCAACTGCAGAAGATAATGTAGATGGTGATATCAGTGGCCATATCCAGATTACGGGGGATGTAGATACATCCAAACTAGGAATCTATCAAGTGACGTACCAAGTAGCAGATAGTTCAGAGAATCAAACAGAAGTCACTCGTACCGTGGAAGTGGTGGATACCACTGCACCAGAGATAACGCTAGAAGGGTCAAGAGAAGTTACCATTGAGCTTGGTGATATTTACGAAGAATTAGGAGCTGTAGCAAAAGATAACTATGGTGGAGATATCAGCGATCGTATTGACATCATAGGAAATGTTGACACCAGTAGGATAGGAACGTATCAGATAACCTATACAGTAGCTGATAATTCACAGAATTCTACGAGCAAAATACGTACAGTCCATGTAGTCGATACCACACCGCCAGCTGATGTTATTTTCGAGACAACAAGCGTAACAATAGATCATGTAACATTTACCTTTTCTGCGAAAGACTTAGGAGGAATAAAGGAATATATATTATCTCGGAATGGAGAAGAAATTGCCCGGCTTGATGGAAGTGAAACAACCTATACAGACGAAGAAATGCAAGCTGGAACAACCTATCTTTATGAATTGACAGCAGTTGATTTTTCTAAAAATGCTTCTACTGTGAAAATGGAAGTGACAACGAAAGAAAAGCCAATACTGGGAGCACCAGTAACTGTAAAGCATATGGATGAAGCAGGGAACGAGATTGCCGAAATAGAAGAACTGACCGGGAACATAGGGGAGCCCTACGAAACAGAACCAAAAGCTATTAAAGGTTATACATTAATCCAAGAACCGGAGAACGCAACTGGTACATTTATAGAAGAAGCTCAAACCGTAACGTACGTCTATGCACTAGAAAAAGAAGAACCAAAACCAGGAGAGTCAGTAACAGTAAAGCATGTGAATGAGGAAGGAACGGAACTCCTTCCAGTTGAGGAACTGAATGGGAATATAGGAGACTCCTATCAAACCTATCCAGCTATCATCGAGGGGTATGAAATTGTACAGATACCAAGCAACGCAACTGGTGAGTTTACCAACGAAGTGCAAACTGTGATATATGTTTATGCCCCAGTCCAGGTAGAGATAGAAGGAAGGATTATCATTGAATATGTCGATGAAATTGGTAATCCTGTTTCAGGCAAAGAAATTCGAACAGGATTAGTGGGAGAAACATATGAAACCGAGCCAAAAAACATCGAAGGCTATGAATTGATCCAAACTCCAGACAATGCGACTGGAACATTTACAGAAGAAGCGCAAATCATTACCTATGTTTATTCACCGCTCAAAGAAGAGCCGATAGCGGGAGCCCCAGTTACAGTAAACTATGTAGATGAAGAAGGAAATAACCTGGTTACTCCTGAAACCTTACTTGGGAATATAGGAGAGTCATACGAGACAGAAGCTATCCAAATTGATGGGTATGAAGTTCTTCAGGCGCCAGACAATGCAATTGGTACATTTACTAATGAAGCCCAAATGGTTATCTATATCTATACTCCAGTGGAAGGAAGCCTAGAAGGAACGGTTATCATTGAATATATAGATGAAGCTGGAATTTCGATTAAGCATAGAGAAACCAAAATAGGCTTGATAGGAGAGCCTTATGAAACCAATCCAAAAGAAATTAAAGATTATCGGTTAATTCA contains the following coding sequences:
- a CDS encoding RCC1 domain-containing protein, with protein sequence MSMLLLVSLMLGTGLNIINTPSAVASTNKPLATHLSAGETHTVGLKKDGTVIATGRNSSSQLAIENWTDITEVSAGGLHTVGLKKDGTVLSAGSNSDGQRNVDNWENIIQVAAGRAHTVGLKEDGTVVATGGNFYNQTNVADWEDIVYIAAGMHHTIGVKKDGTVIATGINNHGQANVDDWKDIIQVAANLYHTIGLKSDGSVVAVGSNSSGQINVEDWQDIAQITSGAVHTVGVKKDGTVVATGFNVFGQIEVGD
- a CDS encoding LuxR C-terminal-related transcriptional regulator, giving the protein MQAQSVWLHSKITIPKVADTIVHRDRLDFLLNKSRARVKLIQAAAGYGKTTLLSQWANQLEEPVAWLSIDMMDNDPSRFWQYIMKAISEATGEPIANKLTYLFDLQYMPPVELIVDSLLNELTLIQSPLHIVLDDYHYIEINAIHKMMTRFINYLPDHVYLYIASRYKSPFPVAAWRVKSWIVEIGITELAFTYEEIEELYQKKQILMDQADFCKEILRKTDGWAAGVQLSGISEERNIGSLNRSNTFVTEYIMQEVFSTLSLSTQEFLLETSMLKTLDPELCNLITGREDSLEQLSELVDLGILTIRLSSKKQIFRYHQLLVEVLEQERKRLYTTEQHQALIDKIANLLYSRKDYHTAIEFALKQKQFDLADQWIEEQLLDIFYSGQIGVLIQWVDTLCEAEYPVALETLIIYAVCLMTMTNIEQTKQIITKLDERDEQNSWKNQEKYAELDSILRSLKAYIKLAEGKQDEFIELILKQVDRGLVNEKWYLAPVRYNPFQAKISRTPLGSKGKYANLNDIRAFSTFFRQTEFKEQHVMGYSYGIFAEIVYEANLLEEVLLEVEQGLSYAHRFAERGLYVPLSILKGKVYMVQGQMTAAHTIWNQALSEVSEWYWLRSIHAIKAFAYLKEHRIKEAEVELEKIKRPDPQQIELGQEFWILVYCRLLMAKKEWEKALAIIIQVHDYANKEEQVDLIIEASILEAICQRQLNQKDIAFITLHTALYLGSCFGYKRIFVDEESFNSLLIEYQTYIKEKNPFHNEVSTIYLEELLDISKGTHPSDNRINQLTSRERDVLRLLISGASNREMANQLHLSEGTIRVYLTRIYSKLEVKSRAQAILSAKDWKL
- a CDS encoding MucBP domain-containing protein, giving the protein MQVAAGEYYTVGLKSDGTVLATNYNEEGQTNVQDWKLKALTEKEPPFRLPNHLGSGALHIAGLNIDGSVMATGSDSEGRANVGDWEDIIELSGGDFHTVGLKADGSVVAVGRSSSILKIGDWEGIVQAVAGGYHTIGLKEDGTLIATGLNNYGQTNVGDWENIVQISAGAYSTFGLRSDRTVIAVGFNGSGQLNLGDWKDIVQIEGADYHTVGLKADGTVVAAGSNGYGQSNVGDWKNIKQVAAGTYHTVGLKNDGTVIAVGFNSRGQLEVEDWKDIIQIATGDNYTAGLKSDGSVLIAGSPSNVQLDVDNWKVKTFAPQPPQELSVVSTSGSETEVEVSWDPALDWGIGTGSSRKYELEQWNGESWDLIGTLSEDNTLWKGKLSEAIQTMLRIRAVTDFDSSPYIESNTFRVGRPAPPDITDLPPKITNQATINIAGIAEADSEVKVSYGEQEKKVQADERTGAFTIEEIVLTPNEMNELKVVAISHGLTSEPVNLSIQHDDRPPAAPTITVEPEGWTNAEEVFVTITNGADEGSGVARTEYRIGTEEIWVTYEGILTVTKEGETKIEARTIDQAGNISTVSDTTVQIDRIAPTAPQIEADTSAWTNADQVIARITIEEADANVEYQLNGVDGEWISYTEEIVVTEEGETMIYAQAVDRAGNISDVVESLVRIDRTAPELTLLGENPMYVLYGEPFEEPGYQVADNITDNLEVDVIGEVDTNEIGVYTITYSVQDEAGNETAQTRTVHVVDEVQPVIILKGDNPLILEVGTDYEEPGATAEDNVDGDISGHIQITGDVDTSKLGIYQVTYQVADSSENQTEVTRTVEVVDTTAPEITLEGSREVTIELGDIYEELGAVAKDNYGGDISDRIDIIGNVDTSRIGTYQITYTVADNSQNSTSKIRTVHVVDTTPPADVIFETTSVTIDHVTFTFSAKDLGGIKEYILSRNGEEIARLDGSETTYTDEEMQAGTTYLYELTAVDFSKNASTVKMEVTTKEKPILGAPVTVKHMDEAGNEIAEIEELTGNIGEPYETEPKAIKGYTLIQEPENATGTFIEEAQTVTYVYALEKEEPKPGESVTVKHVNEEGTELLPVEELNGNIGDSYQTYPAIIEGYEIVQIPSNATGEFTNEVQTVIYVYAPVQVEIEGRIIIEYVDEIGNPVSGKEIRTGLVGETYETEPKNIEGYELIQTPDNATGTFTEEAQIITYVYSPLKEEPIAGAPVTVNYVDEEGNNLVTPETLLGNIGESYETEAIQIDGYEVLQAPDNAIGTFTNEAQMVIYIYTPVEGSLEGTVIIEYIDEAGISIKHRETKIGLIGEPYETNPKEIKDYRLIQTPDNASGIFTEEIQLVTYVYTLNKEEPIPGAPVMVKHVDEEGNELFPAEELIGNIGESYHTYPAIIKGYEVIQTPDNATGSFTNETQFVTYVYTSIEEKLEGTIIIEYVDEAGHSIAGKEIRTGLLGEIYEIVPKVIKGYQLVETPENAVGVFKEETQTITYVYAPIKKEPTVGGPVTIIYVDEDGKELLPSKELTGNIGDAYQTKAKVIEGFALTQTPENASGIFTEVVQIVEYVYTLEKATEPIESGTIEIVLNRPPVEVFPGTMVSVKGTQTTIQLPTDLPEDTQLQVLTTPLKEQNGLKQAGEVYDFTFIYPKGHEDYQGEFILTMGVDNDGEQVAIYYYQEELGEWQLTGGTRKRQKITAIVSHFSMYGVFVKEDAEEESSSNKENQEITKPSMKEKNKKEEVSFADNKEEQLSGEEATESKKEAEEASLPNTATNQYNWLIVGILLIILGSSRWVIRRNTTHKEG